Proteins encoded by one window of Maliibacterium massiliense:
- a CDS encoding DNA-directed RNA polymerase subunit alpha — translation MIEIEKPKVECVELSEDECYGKFVIEPLERGFGTTLGNSLRRVLLSSLPGVAVTSVKIDGVLHEFSTVPGVKEDVTQIVLNLKGLSARLHTEMPKMVIVDAKGPMEVTAGDIQPDGEVDILDPDMHIATLGEDATLHMEIMLEKNRGYVSSEKNKQPGQPIGVIPMDAIFTPVRRVNYQVTNTRVGQITDYDKLTLEVWTNGVVRPDEAVSLSAKILNEHLMLFVNLADNVNDVEIMVEKEESKKEKLLEMTIEELDLSVRSYNCLKRAGINTVEELVQRTEADMMKVRNLGRKSMEEVQQKLATLGLSLANNDD, via the coding sequence ATGATCGAAATCGAAAAACCGAAGGTCGAATGCGTCGAACTGAGCGAGGACGAATGCTATGGCAAGTTCGTCATCGAGCCGCTGGAGCGCGGCTTTGGCACCACGCTGGGCAACTCCCTGCGCCGCGTGCTGCTCAGCTCCCTGCCCGGGGTGGCGGTCACGTCCGTCAAGATCGACGGCGTGCTGCATGAGTTTTCCACTGTCCCCGGCGTCAAGGAGGACGTCACGCAGATCGTCCTGAACTTAAAAGGTCTTTCCGCGCGGCTGCACACCGAGATGCCCAAAATGGTCATTGTGGACGCCAAGGGCCCCATGGAAGTGACCGCGGGCGACATCCAGCCCGACGGCGAGGTGGATATCCTCGATCCGGATATGCACATCGCAACATTGGGCGAGGACGCCACCTTGCATATGGAGATCATGCTGGAGAAGAACCGCGGCTACGTCTCCTCGGAGAAGAACAAGCAGCCCGGCCAGCCCATCGGCGTCATTCCCATGGACGCCATCTTCACGCCGGTGCGCCGCGTCAACTATCAGGTGACCAACACGCGCGTGGGGCAGATCACCGACTATGACAAGCTCACGCTGGAGGTGTGGACCAACGGCGTGGTGCGTCCCGACGAGGCGGTGAGCCTCTCGGCCAAGATCTTAAACGAGCACCTGATGCTGTTTGTCAATCTGGCGGACAACGTCAATGACGTGGAGATCATGGTGGAAAAGGAAGAGAGCAAGAAGGAGAAGCTGCTGGAGATGACCATCGAAGAGCTGGACCTCTCCGTGCGCTCCTACAACTGCCTCAAGCGCGCCGGCATCAACACTGTGGAGGAACTGGTGCAGCGCACCGAGGCGGATATGATGAAGGTGCGCAACCTCGGACGCAAGTCCATGGAGGAAGTGCAGCAGAAACTGGCAACGCTGGGGCTCAGTCTTGCCAACAACGACGATTAA
- the rpsK gene encoding 30S ribosomal protein S11, translating into MAAAKPKTRRTSVRRRDRKNIERGAAHIRSSFNNTIVTITDVQGNTLSWASAGGLGFRGNKKSTPFAAQMAAEKAAKAAMEHGLKTVEVFVKGPGSGREAAIRALQAAGLEVNMIKDVTPIPHNGCRPPKRRRV; encoded by the coding sequence ATGGCAGCAGCAAAACCGAAAACCAGACGGACGTCGGTTCGCCGTCGCGATCGCAAGAATATCGAGCGCGGCGCAGCCCATATCCGTTCTTCATTTAATAACACCATCGTCACCATTACCGACGTGCAGGGCAACACCCTGTCGTGGGCGAGCGCTGGCGGCCTTGGTTTCCGCGGCAACAAAAAGAGCACCCCCTTCGCAGCCCAGATGGCGGCGGAGAAGGCTGCCAAGGCCGCGATGGAACATGGCCTGAAGACTGTGGAAGTCTTCGTCAAGGGTCCTGGTTCGGGTCGTGAAGCGGCGATCCGCGCGCTGCAGGCGGCGGGGCTGGAAGTTAACATGATCAAAGATGTTACCCCCATCCCCCACAATGGATGCCGTCCGCCCAAACGTAGAAGAGTGTAA
- a CDS encoding L17 family ribosomal protein yields MAMRKLGRPTDQRDAMLRGLVTDLLWYGKIETTDTRAKEVRSIAERYITLAMKEYNNSVEVEKTTTDEKGNVVKVKVKNDMPSKLAARRRMMAYLYDVQEPRKQKESRTDYHKRTKDIAHPLIEKMFGEIAPKYAKRRDESNQGGGYTRILKKGPRKGDAAETVILELI; encoded by the coding sequence ATGGCCATGCGCAAACTGGGGAGACCCACCGATCAACGAGACGCCATGTTACGCGGCCTGGTGACCGATCTTCTGTGGTATGGCAAGATCGAGACCACCGATACCCGCGCCAAGGAAGTGCGTTCCATTGCGGAGCGCTACATCACCCTGGCAATGAAGGAATACAATAACTCCGTCGAGGTGGAGAAGACCACCACCGACGAAAAGGGCAACGTCGTCAAAGTCAAGGTCAAAAACGACATGCCCTCCAAGCTGGCGGCCCGCCGCCGTATGATGGCTTACCTTTACGACGTGCAGGAACCCCGCAAACAAAAGGAGTCCCGCACCGACTACCACAAGCGCACCAAGGATATCGCCCATCCACTCATTGAGAAGATGTTCGGCGAGATCGCGCCCAAGTACGCCAAGCGCCGCGACGAGTCCAACCAGGGCGGCGGCTACACGCGCATTCTCAAAAAAGGTCCCCGCAAAGGCGATGCCGCCGAGACGGTGATCCTGGAGCTGATCTGA
- the rpsD gene encoding 30S ribosomal protein S4: MARYTESVCRLCRREGTKLFLKGDRCYSQKCAVTRRTAPPGQHGQSRRKPSEYGLQLREKQKVRRTYGIMEKQFLHYFEMAERMRGVTGENFLQLLERRLDNVAYRLGLGDSRAQARQFVTHGHVTVNGKKVTIPSYLIKAGDVVEVKAGSQDIERIKELREGSNRPLPKWLEMDYQNLTGKVVALPQRDDIDMTVEEHLIVEYYSR, from the coding sequence ATGGCAAGATACACCGAATCGGTATGCCGGCTGTGCCGCCGCGAGGGGACCAAGCTGTTCCTCAAGGGCGATCGTTGCTACAGCCAGAAATGCGCGGTCACGCGCCGCACGGCCCCTCCGGGCCAGCACGGCCAGAGCCGCCGCAAACCCAGTGAGTACGGCCTGCAGCTGCGCGAGAAGCAGAAGGTGCGCCGCACTTACGGCATTATGGAAAAACAATTCCTGCATTACTTTGAGATGGCCGAGCGTATGCGCGGCGTCACGGGCGAGAACTTCCTGCAGCTGCTGGAGCGCCGCCTGGACAACGTCGCCTACCGCCTGGGCCTGGGCGATTCCCGCGCGCAGGCGCGCCAGTTCGTCACCCATGGCCATGTGACTGTCAATGGTAAGAAGGTCACCATTCCTTCCTACTTGATCAAAGCAGGGGATGTTGTGGAGGTCAAAGCGGGCAGCCAGGACATCGAACGCATTAAGGAACTCCGTGAAGGTAGCAACCGCCCCCTGCCCAAGTGGCTGGAGATGGACTATCAGAACCTGACGGGCAAGGTTGTGGCGCTTCCGCAGCGCGATGACATCGACATGACGGTCGAAGAGCATCTCATCGTCGAGTACTACTCCCGTTAA